From Carettochelys insculpta isolate YL-2023 chromosome 22, ASM3395843v1, whole genome shotgun sequence, one genomic window encodes:
- the LOC142024753 gene encoding uncharacterized protein LOC142024753 produces MQENYENVISLAEEIAISWPRITAFAESHRRRGLVSGFEMESEPGQLEPAQVQNSAAAGPSEGGMTPDLRRQLGLILQTAGRSQVEKMLRELVREQSQETKRKGRRKATMSAKEGGDGAASENEESPPQAGPEKAESPEEVPGETEGPDQGKASGSQCRSEGQPPEQKSPAGGKPEGKAARRAGLKKGKEPPPSQRAAGVCTECGKDYGCRQAGPTPEKPHQCEECGRCFRQRSLLAKHQKTHTGEKPHRCGDCGKRFSRGSNLTQHQRIHTGERPFPCADCGKRFLQKSDLERHQRVHTGERPYTCPDCGKSFSVSSHLDRHRRTHAGEQRRHQGGKAGGGAGRHRSCQAAAAAAEEEEPVAAHQCPECGKCFAQRASLSKHRKTHSGERPYQCGDCGKRFSRSSNLTQHQRIHTGERPFPCTACGKRFLQKSDLERHQRVHTGERPYTCPDCGKSFSVSSHLDRHQKIHAAEQAAYRCPEHLQGFLAAHRHGQLFKCSDCGRCFGQSSALLKHQRTHSGDRPHQCTACGKSYAACGAGPKAQGAAGGKPHKCTDCGKSLEDLSPAAPHPRLRAQQCMDCGKSLAAGKPPPPPAEKPFKCPDCGKGFGQRSALVKHQRIHTGEKPYACSDCGKGFIQKSDLTIHRRMHTGEKPYRCPECGKCFSVSSNLITHQRTHLGEKPYQCSECGKSFIQRSELTIHQRVHTGEKPYKCPECGKCFSRSSHLNRHQRTHASDKPSLLAAATAKGPAAPTAASAGNPLPAASAFSSAAFPSPAPLPALPSFPSSPSPLSIPTLSSNPLDLPWALSFPSRAFPHPSFPSPAPSGAPASSLIN; encoded by the exons CGGAGGAGATCGCAATCAGCTGGCCCCGGATCACCGCCTTCGCCGAGTCGCACCGGAGGAGAGGACTGGTCTCCG GCTTCGAGATGGAGTCGGAGCCGGGCCAGCTGGAGCCAGCGCAGGTCCAGAACTCGGCTGCGGCCGGCCCCAGCGAGGGCGGGATGACCCCGGACCTGCGCCGGCAGCTGGGCCTCATCCTGCAGACCGCCGGCCGGAGCCAGGTGGAGAAGATGCTGCGGGAGCTGGTGCgggagcagagccaggagacCAAGCGCAAGGGCCGCAGGAAGGCCACGATGAGCGCCAAGGAGGGGG GGGACGGGGCGGCGAGTGAGAATGAGGAGAGCCCCCCGCAGGCAGGCCCTGAGAAGGCGGAGTCGCCCGAGGAGGTCCCGGGTGAAACGGAGGGCCCCGACCAGGGCAAAGCCAGCGGGAGCCAGTGCCGGTCGGAGGGGCAGCCCCCGGAGCAGAAGAGCCCCGCCGGGGGGAAGCCGGAGGGCAAAGCCGCCCGCCGAGCCGGGCTGAAGAAGGGGAAGGAGCCCCCTCCCTCGCAGCGGGCAGCGGGCGTCTGCACGGAGTGCGGGAAGGACTACGGCTGCAGGCAGGCGGGGCCTACGCCGGAGAAGCCGCACCAGTGCGAGGAGTGCGGGCGCTGCTTCCGCCAGCGCTCCCTCCTGGCGAAGCACCAGAAGACCCACACGGGCGAGAAGCCCCACCGCTGCGGGGACTGCGGCAAGCGCTTCAGTCGCGGCTCCAACCTGACGCagcaccagcgcatccacacCGGCGAGCGCCCCTTCCCCTGCGCCGACTGCGGCAAGCGCTTCCTCCAGAAGTCAGACCTGGAGCGCCACCAGCGCGTCCACACCGGTGAGCGGCCCTACACTTGCCCCGACTGCGGCAAAAGCTTCAGCGTCAGCTCCCACCTGGACCGGCACCGGCGCACCCACGCTGGGGAGCAGCGGCGCCACCAGGGAGGCAAGGCTGGCGGTGGGGCGGGCCGGCACCGGTCCTGccaggcggcagcggcggcggcggaggaggaggagccggTGGCTGCCCACCAGTGTCCCGAGTGCGGGAAGTGCTTTGCCCAGCGGGCCTCGCTCTCCAAGCACCGCAAGACCCACAGCGGCGAGCGGCCCTACCAGTGCGGCGACTGCGGCAAGCGCTTCAGCCGCAGCTCCAACCTGACGCagcaccagcgcatccacacCGGCGAGCGCCCCTTCCCCTGCACTGCCTGCGGCAAGCGCTTCCTCCAGAAGTCGGACCTGGAGCGCCACCAGCGCGTCCACACCGGCGAGCGGCCCTACACCTGCCCCGACTGTGGCAAGAGCTTCAGCGTCAGCTCCCACCTGGACCGGCACCAGAAGATCCACGCGGCCGAGCAGGCCGCCTACCGCTGCCCCGAGCACCTCCAGGGCTTCCTGGCCGCCCACCGGCACGGCCAGCTCTTCAAGTGCTCTGACTGCGGGCGCTGCTTCGGCCAGAGCTCTGCGCTCCTCAAGCACCAGCGGACGCACTCCGGTGACCGGCCCCACCAGTGCACCGCCTGCGGGAAGAGCTACGCGGCCTGTGGCGCCGGCCCCAAGGCCcagggggcggcaggggggaAGCCCCACAAATGCACCGACTGCGGGAAGAGCCTGGAGGACCTCTCACCTGCGGCGCCGCACCCCCGGCTGCGCGCCCAGCAGTGCATGGACTGCGGGAAGAGCCTGGCGGCTGGGAAGCCTCCGCCGCCACCGGCCGAGAAGCCGTTCAAGTGCCCGGACTGTGGGAAGGGCTTTGGGCAGCGCTCGGCCCTGGTGAagcaccagcgcatccacacgGGCGAGAAGCCCTACGCCTGCTCTGACTGCGGCAAGGGCTTCATCCAGAAGTCGGACCTGACCATCCACCGGCGCATGCACACCGGCGAGAAGCCCTACCGCTGCCCCGAGTGCGGGAAGTGCTTCAGCGTCAGCTCCAACCTCATCACTCACCAGCGCACCCACCTGGGCGAGAAGCCCTACCAGTGCTCCgagtgcggcaagagcttcaTCCAGCGCTCAGAGCTCACCATCCACCAGCGCGTCCACACCGGCGAGAAGCCCTACAAGTGCCCTGAGTGCGGGAAGTGCTTCAGCcgcagctcccacctcaaccggCACCAGCGCACCCACGCCAGCGACAAGCCCTCGCTGCTTGCTGCCGCCACCGCCAAGGGCCCAGCCGCCCCCACTGCCGCCTCCGCCGGCAACCCCCTCCCGGCCGCCTCCGCCTTCTCCTCCgccgccttcccctcccctgccccactccccgccctgccctccttcccctcctccccctcgcccctctccatccccaccctcTCCAGCAACCCGCTGgacctgccctgggccctgtccTTCCCGTCCCGCGCATTCCCCCACCCGTCCTTCCCCTCCCCGGCGCCATCTGGGGCCCCGGCCTCCTCGCTGATAAACTAA